A single window of Caldicellulosiruptor bescii DSM 6725 DNA harbors:
- the carB gene encoding carbamoyl-phosphate synthase (glutamine-hydrolyzing) large subunit — protein sequence MPKRKDIKKVLIIGSGPIVIGQAAEFDYSGTQACRALKEEGIEVVLVNSNPATIMTDTEIADRVYIEPISVDYIEEIIKKERPQGLLAGLGGQTALNMAFELAEAGILEKYGVCLLGTSLETIKKAEDRELFKKTMIEIGEPVPKSIIAHSVQEAIEFAREVGYPVIVRPAYTLGGTGGGIAYNEEELRYIASKGLKLSLIHQVLIEQSVLGWKEIEYEVMRDSNDNCITVCNMENIDPVGIHTGDSIVVAPSQTLSDKEYQMLRSASLNIIRSLKIEGGCNVQFALNPNSMEYVVIEVNPRVSRSSALASKATGYPIARIAAKIAIGLTLDEIINPITQNTYASFEPSIDYVVVKVPRWPFDKFEKADRRLGTQMKSTGEVMAIGRTFEEAFLKAIDSLDVKINYQLGLKKFEEMPDDQLLEYIKTPNDERVFAICEALSRNYDCKFISDLSKIDYFFIEKFKNIVDMSKQLKKYDIESLPYDLLQKAKRLGFGDSYIANLLKEDVDEVIEIREKCKLKPSFKMVDTCAGEFEAKTPYFYSTYEKETDLVVSSKPKAIVIGSGPIRIGQGIEFDYCCVHSIFALKEEGVEAIIINNNPETVSTDFDTSDKLFFEPLTKECVLDIIKQEKPMGVIVQFGGQTAINMASYLAKNGVKILGTSMESIDTAEDRDKFLNLLKNLNIPYPPGGAAYSLEDAVKVAQQIGYPVLVRPSYVLGGRAMEIVYSREELEKYIKAAIEISIKHPILIDKYILGKEAEVDGISDGEDVLIPGIMEHIERAGVHSGDSMAVFPPHTLSERVKEKIVDYTIKLARALRVVGLFNIQFVIDKDENVYVIEVNPRASRTVPILSKVTGIPMIKIATKLILGKKLKDLGYQTGLVKEPDFFAVKAPVFSFSKLSKVDAYLGPEMKSTGEVLGISKNLKVALYKAFISSNHKFTKNGSCLILAPESERDAIQQIIRKLYEVNFKVFLLDSMKDYIKGLNVEFINKETAQKLLLEDKFSFVINIPSKDKMQEFGFVLRRLSVEFGITTLTSIDTALYYVDVLSSLDEIEKDIYCLNDLFKDERMKCYETFSSSK from the coding sequence ATGCCAAAGAGAAAAGACATAAAAAAGGTTTTGATAATAGGCTCTGGTCCGATAGTAATTGGGCAGGCTGCTGAGTTTGACTATTCAGGAACTCAGGCCTGCCGCGCTTTAAAAGAAGAAGGAATAGAAGTTGTGCTTGTAAACTCCAACCCCGCAACAATCATGACTGATACAGAAATTGCTGACAGGGTATATATTGAACCAATTTCAGTTGACTATATCGAAGAAATAATCAAAAAAGAAAGACCACAAGGACTTTTGGCTGGACTTGGTGGTCAGACAGCACTCAATATGGCATTTGAGCTTGCCGAAGCAGGAATTTTGGAAAAGTACGGAGTTTGCCTTCTTGGAACATCGCTTGAAACAATTAAAAAGGCAGAAGACAGGGAACTTTTTAAAAAGACCATGATTGAAATTGGAGAACCTGTGCCAAAAAGCATCATAGCACACTCTGTACAAGAAGCTATAGAATTCGCAAGAGAAGTTGGATACCCTGTTATTGTTCGTCCTGCCTATACCCTTGGCGGCACAGGCGGTGGAATTGCTTACAATGAAGAAGAATTAAGATATATTGCAAGCAAAGGATTGAAACTTTCTTTAATTCATCAAGTATTGATTGAACAAAGTGTCCTTGGCTGGAAAGAAATAGAATATGAGGTCATGAGGGACAGCAACGACAATTGCATCACTGTGTGCAACATGGAAAACATAGACCCTGTGGGAATTCACACAGGTGACAGTATTGTTGTTGCCCCATCTCAAACTCTTTCTGATAAAGAGTATCAGATGCTGCGAAGTGCTTCTTTAAACATAATAAGAAGTCTTAAAATTGAGGGCGGATGCAACGTTCAGTTTGCACTAAATCCAAACAGTATGGAATATGTGGTAATTGAGGTAAATCCAAGAGTGAGCCGTTCGTCTGCCTTAGCATCAAAAGCAACAGGATATCCTATTGCCCGAATTGCTGCAAAAATAGCAATTGGGCTTACACTTGATGAAATAATAAATCCTATCACCCAAAACACATATGCAAGCTTTGAACCGTCTATAGACTATGTTGTTGTAAAAGTGCCCAGATGGCCGTTTGACAAGTTCGAAAAGGCAGACAGACGACTTGGCACACAAATGAAGTCAACTGGCGAGGTCATGGCAATTGGAAGAACATTTGAAGAAGCATTTTTAAAAGCAATAGATTCACTGGATGTCAAGATTAATTATCAGCTCGGTCTTAAGAAATTTGAAGAAATGCCAGATGATCAGCTTTTAGAGTATATAAAAACTCCAAACGATGAGAGAGTTTTCGCAATATGCGAAGCTCTTTCTCGAAATTATGACTGCAAGTTCATCTCAGACCTCAGCAAGATTGATTACTTCTTTATTGAAAAGTTCAAAAACATAGTTGATATGTCAAAACAGCTCAAAAAATATGACATTGAATCACTGCCATATGACCTTTTACAAAAAGCTAAAAGGCTTGGGTTTGGTGACTCATACATTGCAAATCTTTTAAAAGAAGATGTGGACGAGGTAATAGAAATAAGAGAGAAATGTAAGCTAAAACCTTCTTTCAAGATGGTTGACACCTGTGCAGGTGAGTTTGAAGCAAAAACACCATATTTTTATTCCACATACGAAAAAGAAACTGACTTAGTTGTAAGTTCAAAGCCCAAGGCAATTGTAATAGGTTCAGGACCAATTCGAATTGGTCAGGGAATTGAATTTGATTATTGCTGTGTTCATTCAATATTCGCGTTAAAAGAAGAAGGAGTTGAAGCTATAATCATCAATAACAATCCTGAAACAGTATCAACTGACTTCGATACATCAGACAAGCTCTTTTTTGAACCTCTTACAAAAGAATGTGTTTTAGACATAATAAAACAGGAAAAACCAATGGGCGTAATAGTTCAATTTGGTGGTCAGACTGCAATAAATATGGCTTCATACCTTGCAAAAAACGGTGTGAAGATTTTAGGAACTTCTATGGAAAGTATTGACACTGCAGAGGATAGAGACAAGTTTTTGAATCTTCTTAAAAACCTCAATATTCCTTATCCTCCAGGTGGGGCTGCATACAGCTTGGAAGATGCGGTAAAGGTTGCTCAGCAAATTGGCTATCCTGTTCTGGTAAGACCATCTTATGTTCTTGGCGGAAGGGCAATGGAGATTGTCTACAGCCGCGAGGAGCTTGAAAAATATATCAAAGCTGCAATTGAGATATCAATAAAGCATCCTATTTTGATCGACAAATACATCCTTGGAAAAGAAGCGGAAGTTGATGGAATCTCGGATGGAGAAGATGTGTTAATACCTGGAATCATGGAACATATTGAAAGAGCTGGTGTTCATTCTGGCGACAGCATGGCAGTATTCCCACCCCATACACTCTCTGAGAGGGTTAAAGAAAAAATTGTTGATTATACTATAAAACTTGCCCGCGCCTTGAGAGTTGTAGGACTTTTCAATATTCAATTTGTAATTGATAAAGATGAAAATGTATATGTAATAGAAGTAAATCCTCGCGCAAGCAGAACTGTGCCAATTTTGAGCAAGGTTACGGGAATTCCTATGATAAAGATTGCAACTAAACTCATACTTGGCAAGAAGCTCAAAGATTTGGGATACCAAACTGGCCTTGTAAAAGAACCAGACTTTTTTGCAGTAAAAGCTCCTGTATTTTCGTTTTCCAAATTATCAAAGGTTGATGCATATTTAGGTCCAGAGATGAAATCCACTGGCGAAGTTCTTGGTATCTCCAAAAACCTAAAAGTTGCTCTTTATAAAGCTTTTATATCCTCCAATCATAAATTTACAAAAAACGGAAGCTGCTTGATTTTAGCACCTGAAAGCGAAAGGGATGCTATACAGCAGATCATAAGAAAACTATATGAAGTAAACTTCAAAGTGTTCCTCTTAGATAGCATGAAGGATTATATAAAAGGCTTAAATGTAGAGTTTATAAACAAAGAGACTGCTCAAAAGTTGCTACTTGAAGACAAATTCTCGTTTGTAATAAATATTCCATCCAAAGACAAAATGCAAGAGTTTGGTTTTGTTTTGCGAAGGCTTTCTGTTGAGTTTGGAATCACAACATTGACATCGATTGACACAGCACTGTATTATGTGGACGTTTTATCTTCACTGGATGAGATTGAAAAAGATATCTATTGCTTGAATGATTTATTTAAAGATGAAAGGATGAAGTGTTATGAGACATTTTCTTCATCTAAATGA
- a CDS encoding aminopeptidase produces MTDERLKLLAKNLIEYSVELKEGENILIELIGQEIELANQLVKLSYLKGAKPFLWLKHPTLLRTLLLSATEEQIEMIAQNERDLMEKMDAYIGIRSSPNPFELSDVPDEKMNLYQRIWFHKVHGEVRVPKTKWCILRYPNYSMAQQAKMSLEEFEDFYFNVCNLDYSKMSKAMDALVELMQNTDEVRIVAKDTDLRFSIKGMKAVKCDGHMNIPDGEVYTAPVKNSVNGYITYNTPSNYAGFKFENIRFEFKDGKIVKAIANNTEKLNKILDTDEGARYIGEFSIGLNPYITKPMEDTLFDEKIAGSIHFTPGSAYEDADNGNRSAVHWDIVLIQTPEYGGGEIYFDGKLIRKDGRFVIKDLEGLNPENLK; encoded by the coding sequence TTGACTGATGAGAGGTTGAAACTTCTTGCAAAAAACCTTATTGAGTATTCGGTTGAATTAAAAGAAGGCGAGAACATTTTAATTGAGCTTATTGGACAGGAGATTGAACTTGCAAATCAACTTGTAAAACTTTCATATTTAAAAGGTGCAAAACCATTTTTGTGGCTAAAACATCCAACACTACTTAGAACTCTTCTTTTGAGTGCAACAGAAGAGCAGATAGAAATGATCGCTCAAAATGAAAGAGATCTTATGGAAAAGATGGATGCATATATAGGTATTAGATCTTCACCAAATCCGTTTGAACTTTCAGATGTTCCAGACGAGAAGATGAATCTGTATCAAAGAATATGGTTTCACAAAGTTCACGGAGAAGTCAGAGTTCCAAAGACGAAATGGTGCATATTAAGATACCCCAACTATTCGATGGCACAACAGGCAAAGATGAGTTTGGAAGAGTTTGAAGATTTTTATTTTAACGTTTGTAATCTTGACTATAGCAAAATGTCGAAAGCAATGGATGCTTTGGTTGAGCTTATGCAAAACACAGATGAGGTTCGGATAGTAGCAAAAGACACAGATTTGAGATTTTCAATTAAAGGAATGAAAGCTGTCAAATGCGATGGCCACATGAACATTCCCGATGGTGAGGTATACACTGCACCTGTCAAGAATTCTGTAAATGGTTATATAACATACAATACACCTTCGAACTATGCAGGGTTCAAGTTTGAAAATATAAGATTTGAATTTAAAGATGGAAAGATTGTAAAGGCAATTGCTAACAATACAGAAAAGCTCAACAAGATACTGGATACTGACGAGGGTGCAAGGTATATTGGTGAATTTTCAATTGGTCTGAATCCATATATTACAAAGCCCATGGAAGACACACTTTTCGATGAGAAGATTGCTGGAAGCATCCATTTTACCCCAGGTAGCGCATATGAGGATGCTGACAATGGCAACAGATCAGCTGTGCATTGGGACATTGTACTCATTCAAACACCTGAATATGGTGGTGGGGAAATTTACTTTGATGGAAAGCTCATTAGAAAAGATGGAAGATTTGTGATAAAAGATCTGGAAGGCTTAAACCCAGAGAACTTAAAATAG
- the argF gene encoding ornithine carbamoyltransferase, with amino-acid sequence MRHFLHLNDLSKEDILYLIELASKLKKEAKRGFYFPYLKNKALGLIFTKASTRTRVSFEVGIHQLGGYSLYLGKNDLQLGRGETIEDTAKVLSRYLDLIVIRTYEQKEVEAFAKYSSIPVINGLTDDYHPTQIIADFQTIFEEKGRLSNLKIAYVGDGNNVAATLLVGAAKLGIDIAVATPPGYEIKKEVVDFALDEAKNSKSNVIFTYSPKEAVKDADVVYTDTWVSMGQEEEKEKRIRDFEGYQVDSTLMKLAKDDAIFLHCLPAYRGFEVTSEVIDGPQSRVFDEAENRLHAHKAIMIFVCVGKI; translated from the coding sequence ATGAGACATTTTCTTCATCTAAATGACCTTTCAAAAGAAGATATTCTGTATTTGATTGAACTTGCAAGTAAGTTAAAAAAAGAAGCTAAAAGAGGTTTTTATTTCCCTTACTTAAAGAACAAAGCGTTGGGACTTATATTTACAAAGGCTTCAACAAGGACACGTGTATCATTTGAAGTGGGAATCCATCAGCTTGGCGGATATTCACTCTATCTTGGAAAAAATGACCTTCAGCTTGGCAGAGGTGAAACAATAGAGGATACAGCAAAGGTTCTGTCTCGATACCTTGACCTAATTGTTATAAGAACATATGAACAAAAAGAGGTTGAAGCGTTTGCAAAATACTCTTCTATCCCAGTTATAAATGGGCTTACTGATGATTATCATCCAACCCAAATCATAGCTGATTTTCAGACAATTTTTGAGGAGAAAGGAAGGCTCAGTAATCTAAAAATTGCATATGTAGGAGACGGCAACAACGTAGCAGCCACACTTTTGGTAGGCGCAGCAAAACTTGGTATCGACATTGCAGTTGCAACTCCACCCGGCTATGAAATAAAGAAGGAAGTTGTAGATTTTGCACTTGATGAAGCAAAAAACAGCAAAAGCAACGTCATCTTTACTTATAGTCCAAAAGAGGCTGTAAAAGATGCTGATGTTGTCTATACAGACACATGGGTTTCGATGGGGCAGGAAGAAGAAAAGGAAAAAAGAATAAGGGATTTTGAAGGATATCAGGTAGACAGCACCCTTATGAAATTAGCAAAAGATGATGCGATATTCTTGCATTGTCTTCCAGCATACAGAGGGTTCGAAGTAACCTCAGAGGTTATAGACGGTCCACAATCGAGGGTATTTGATGAGGCAGAAAATAGGCTTCACGCTCACAAGGCTATAATGATTTTTGTGTGTGTTGGGAAAATCTGA
- the asnB gene encoding asparagine synthase (glutamine-hydrolyzing) — protein sequence MCGFSGWICFSSDISEFQDVITKMTDVLSHRGPDEEDYYITKHALLGHKRLTIIDPEGGKQPMIKFHGQEKFIIVYNGELYNTQELRAKLQSLGYYFSSYSDTEVVLTSYIQWKEECVKYLNGIFAFAVFNETKNELFISRDHLGVKPLFFSIKNENFIFASEIKALLKHPLISTKVNKEGIFELIGLCPARSPFSAIFKDIIELPPAHYVIYSKNRYEIKEYWQLKPEKFDNTVDETIEIVKNLVTDTITRQLVSDFEICCFLSGGLDSTIITAISANQLRKEGRRLKSFSIDYKDNAKYYKLNQYQPTLDSTYAKIASKSIGTDHIVVEIDNELLCNALTLATVANDLPGMADIDSSLLLFTNEVRKYAKVALSGECADEIFGGYPWYWREDYKNFETFPWSPSLEFRKNLLSQKYSKSELEEYVNSKYKESVGKVNYLDSDSQEDVRQRILYYLNVKWFMVTLLNRKDRMSMANSLEVRVPFADYRIVELLYNVPWKIKYLENMEKGLLRRSFEGIIPDEIKNRKKSPYPKTYNPEYFKKTKQKVLEIIKNNSPIFEIIDKTYLENISVKEYFPLDKPWFGQLMTLPQFFGYIIQLDYWAQTYNVDFE from the coding sequence ATGTGCGGATTTAGCGGATGGATATGTTTTAGCTCAGACATTTCTGAATTCCAGGATGTAATAACAAAGATGACAGATGTACTTAGTCACCGCGGACCTGATGAAGAAGACTATTATATCACCAAACATGCTCTGCTCGGGCACAAACGACTCACCATTATTGACCCTGAAGGTGGCAAACAGCCAATGATCAAATTTCATGGCCAAGAAAAATTCATTATAGTCTATAACGGTGAGCTTTACAATACTCAAGAACTTCGGGCAAAGCTTCAAAGCTTAGGGTATTATTTCAGTTCATACTCAGATACCGAAGTTGTGTTGACTTCATATATTCAATGGAAAGAAGAGTGTGTGAAATATTTAAATGGTATATTTGCTTTTGCAGTTTTTAATGAAACCAAAAATGAGCTTTTTATATCTCGGGATCATTTAGGAGTAAAACCGCTATTTTTCTCTATTAAAAATGAGAATTTTATTTTTGCTTCAGAAATAAAAGCTCTTTTAAAGCACCCTTTAATATCCACGAAGGTAAACAAAGAGGGTATTTTTGAGCTTATAGGTCTTTGTCCTGCAAGGTCTCCATTTTCAGCAATTTTCAAAGATATTATAGAACTTCCTCCCGCACATTATGTAATATACAGCAAAAATAGATATGAAATAAAAGAATATTGGCAGTTAAAACCCGAAAAGTTTGACAACACAGTAGATGAAACTATTGAGATAGTTAAAAACCTTGTCACAGATACAATAACAAGGCAGCTTGTTTCTGACTTTGAAATATGTTGCTTTTTGTCAGGCGGGTTGGATTCAACCATTATTACAGCTATTTCTGCCAACCAGTTAAGAAAAGAAGGAAGAAGATTAAAAAGTTTTTCTATTGATTATAAGGATAACGCAAAATATTATAAATTAAATCAGTATCAACCTACCTTAGACAGCACCTATGCCAAGATAGCTTCAAAAAGTATAGGTACAGACCACATTGTAGTTGAAATTGACAATGAACTCTTATGCAATGCCCTCACCCTTGCCACAGTTGCAAATGACCTTCCTGGCATGGCTGACATTGACTCATCACTTCTCTTGTTTACAAATGAAGTGAGAAAATATGCAAAGGTTGCCCTATCGGGTGAGTGTGCTGACGAGATTTTTGGCGGATATCCTTGGTATTGGAGAGAGGATTACAAAAATTTCGAAACCTTTCCATGGTCGCCTTCATTAGAATTTAGAAAAAATCTTCTGTCACAAAAATATTCAAAATCAGAGCTTGAAGAGTATGTTAACTCAAAGTATAAAGAGTCGGTTGGAAAAGTAAACTATCTTGACAGTGACTCTCAGGAAGATGTAAGACAAAGAATTTTGTACTACTTGAACGTTAAGTGGTTTATGGTAACACTTTTAAACAGAAAAGATAGAATGAGCATGGCAAATTCTTTGGAGGTAAGAGTTCCATTTGCAGATTATAGAATTGTAGAGCTTTTGTACAATGTTCCGTGGAAGATAAAATATCTTGAAAATATGGAAAAAGGACTTTTAAGACGCTCATTTGAAGGAATTATTCCTGATGAAATAAAGAATCGCAAAAAGAGCCCTTATCCTAAAACCTATAATCCAGAGTATTTTAAAAAAACAAAGCAAAAGGTTTTAGAGATTATAAAAAATAATTCTCCTATATTTGAGATAATAGATAAGACTTACTTGGAAAACATATCAGTGAAAGAATATTTTCCTTTAGATAAACCTTGGTTTGGTCAACTAATGACCCTCCCACAGTTTTTTGGATATATCATCCAGCTTGATTATTGGGCACAGACCTACAATGTAGATTTCGAATAA
- the thiI gene encoding tRNA uracil 4-sulfurtransferase ThiI: MKALLIRYGELALKGQNRPFFEDTLVRNIKKRLSDIDSVMVKKEQGRIFVENLSEEYFDEAIERLKRVFGIVGITICEVAEKNLEGIKQAAEVVTKSELEKGKKTFKVETKRADKKFELKSPEVSKLIGAHILRKFAEMYGLSVDVHNPDFTLNIEIRDKVYIYSSEEKGIGGMPFGTGGRAHLLLSGGIDSPVAGFMIAKRGVEIEAIHFYSFPYTGEKAKEKVIDLCKVLAKYTDKIKLYIVPFTEIQLSIYENCDERFLTIIMRRFMMKIAQKIAMQNGGLALITGESIGQVASQTMESLFCTQAAVSMPVFRPLIGMDKEEIIRLAKKIGTYDISILPYEDCCTVFVPKHPKTKPKLEQVLAEESKLKAEELIEKAVTNTEWMVIRDR; the protein is encoded by the coding sequence TTGAAAGCACTACTGATAAGATACGGTGAGCTTGCGTTAAAAGGTCAAAATCGTCCTTTTTTTGAGGATACTCTGGTCAGAAATATCAAAAAAAGACTTTCTGACATTGACTCGGTTATGGTTAAAAAGGAGCAGGGCAGAATATTTGTTGAAAATTTGAGTGAGGAATATTTTGATGAAGCAATTGAAAGGCTCAAACGCGTTTTTGGGATTGTAGGAATTACCATATGCGAGGTTGCTGAAAAGAATTTAGAGGGGATAAAGCAGGCTGCTGAAGTTGTTACCAAAAGTGAGCTTGAAAAGGGTAAGAAGACTTTTAAGGTGGAGACTAAACGAGCAGATAAAAAATTTGAGCTAAAGTCTCCAGAGGTCTCTAAGTTAATAGGCGCGCATATCTTGAGGAAGTTTGCTGAAATGTATGGACTTTCTGTAGATGTTCACAACCCTGATTTTACTTTGAACATAGAAATAAGAGACAAAGTATATATCTATTCATCAGAAGAGAAAGGTATTGGAGGAATGCCCTTTGGCACAGGTGGCAGGGCACACCTTCTTTTGTCCGGTGGTATAGACAGTCCTGTTGCCGGTTTTATGATTGCCAAAAGAGGTGTTGAGATAGAAGCAATTCACTTTTACAGTTTTCCTTACACTGGCGAGAAAGCAAAGGAAAAGGTAATAGACTTGTGTAAGGTTTTGGCAAAATACACAGATAAGATAAAGCTCTATATAGTTCCTTTTACTGAAATTCAGCTTTCTATTTATGAAAATTGTGATGAGAGATTCTTGACAATAATAATGAGAAGATTCATGATGAAGATTGCACAAAAGATTGCTATGCAAAACGGTGGACTTGCTTTGATTACCGGTGAGAGCATAGGTCAGGTTGCAAGCCAGACAATGGAAAGTCTGTTTTGCACGCAGGCAGCTGTTTCAATGCCGGTTTTCAGACCGCTCATTGGCATGGACAAGGAAGAGATAATAAGACTTGCAAAGAAGATTGGCACATATGATATCTCTATACTTCCTTATGAAGACTGCTGTACTGTGTTTGTTCCTAAGCATCCAAAAACCAAACCAAAACTTGAACAAGTTTTGGCTGAGGAAAGCAAGCTCAAGGCAGAAGAACTGATTGAAAAGGCAGTAACAAATACCGAGTGGATGGTGATAAGAGATAGGTGA
- the carA gene encoding glutamine-hydrolyzing carbamoyl-phosphate synthase small subunit, whose protein sequence is MKKAVLVLEDGLTFEGISLGSEGETIGEIVFNTCMTGYQEVLTDPSYNGQIVTMTYPLIGNYGINGEDVESYKPHVEGFIVREACKTPSNFRAQKTLHEYLKENNIVAIEGVDTRAITEHIRNKGSMLGIISTETDNKEILLSKIFEYKKQKPSLVKEVSTTQVYRIEGSGKKVAVLDFGIKQNILRELSKRGLDLYVFPYNSSLDQIMNINPEGFVFSNGPGDPTDLEEFFPTLKQIIELKKPILGICLGHQLLGLCLGLKTYKLKFGHHGGNHPVKDLISGKVYITSQNHNYAIEYKEYEKIKITHVNVNDKTVEGFAHLDLPIVSVQYHPEASPGPHDSKYIFDQFTKLLNGV, encoded by the coding sequence ATGAAAAAAGCGGTACTTGTTTTAGAAGACGGGCTGACATTTGAAGGAATTTCACTTGGTAGTGAAGGTGAAACAATTGGTGAAATTGTATTCAATACATGCATGACAGGATACCAAGAGGTACTGACTGACCCTTCCTACAATGGTCAGATTGTCACAATGACCTACCCTCTTATAGGCAATTACGGAATAAATGGTGAAGATGTGGAGTCATACAAACCTCATGTTGAAGGTTTTATTGTAAGAGAGGCATGTAAAACACCTTCAAATTTCAGGGCTCAGAAGACATTGCATGAATATTTAAAAGAGAATAATATTGTGGCAATTGAGGGTGTTGATACACGAGCTATAACTGAACACATACGAAATAAAGGCTCAATGCTTGGTATTATCTCAACAGAGACCGACAATAAAGAGATACTTTTGAGCAAAATATTTGAGTATAAAAAACAAAAGCCATCTTTGGTAAAAGAAGTTTCGACCACTCAGGTATACAGAATTGAAGGCAGTGGCAAGAAGGTTGCTGTTTTAGACTTTGGAATAAAGCAAAACATCTTGAGAGAACTTTCAAAAAGAGGGCTTGATTTATATGTGTTTCCGTATAATAGCTCTCTTGACCAAATCATGAATATTAATCCAGAAGGGTTTGTGTTCTCAAACGGACCGGGTGATCCTACTGACTTAGAAGAATTCTTCCCCACTTTGAAACAAATAATAGAGCTAAAAAAACCTATCCTTGGAATCTGTCTTGGCCATCAGCTTTTAGGTTTGTGTTTAGGACTTAAGACATACAAGCTGAAATTTGGTCACCATGGTGGAAACCACCCGGTTAAAGATTTAATTTCCGGCAAGGTTTATATAACCTCACAGAATCATAACTATGCAATTGAATATAAAGAATATGAAAAAATAAAAATCACACATGTAAATGTAAATGATAAAACTGTTGAGGGGTTTGCTCATCTTGATTTGCCTATAGTATCTGTTCAATACCATCCTGAGGCAAGCCCGGGTCCACATGACTCAAAATATATATTTGACCAATTTACTAAGCTTTTGAATGGAGTGTAG
- a CDS encoding pseudouridine synthase, producing the protein MGEPVRLQKFMAQCGVASRRKCEEIILQGRVKVNGKTVNQLGFKVDPEKDVVEVDGKRISLQMQKVYIMLNKPFGVISSAKDEKGRKTVVDLVKDKVNVRVFPVGRLDFDTTGLIILTNDGEFAYKVTHPKHDIEKTYIVLIKGIPSKEEIERFEKGLLIDGKMTAPAKFKILKLINGNALVEIKIHEGRNRQIRKMCDQIGHKVLKLKRVAIGKLQLGKLKEGEFVFLDRETANKVFEK; encoded by the coding sequence ATAGGTGAGCCTGTTAGACTTCAAAAATTTATGGCACAGTGCGGTGTTGCTTCCCGGCGGAAGTGTGAAGAGATTATCCTGCAAGGAAGAGTAAAAGTAAATGGGAAGACTGTGAACCAGCTTGGGTTCAAGGTTGACCCAGAAAAAGATGTGGTTGAAGTAGATGGAAAGAGGATATCCCTGCAGATGCAGAAGGTATATATAATGCTTAACAAACCTTTTGGTGTTATTTCTTCTGCAAAGGATGAAAAGGGAAGAAAAACAGTGGTTGATTTGGTGAAGGACAAAGTAAATGTAAGAGTATTTCCTGTGGGGAGGCTTGATTTTGATACAACTGGCTTGATTATTCTTACAAATGATGGTGAATTTGCATATAAAGTCACACACCCAAAACACGATATTGAAAAGACTTATATAGTCTTAATCAAAGGCATTCCTTCTAAGGAAGAGATAGAAAGGTTTGAAAAAGGACTTTTAATAGATGGGAAAATGACTGCGCCTGCCAAATTTAAGATTTTAAAGCTTATAAATGGTAATGCTCTGGTTGAGATAAAAATCCATGAGGGAAGGAATAGGCAGATAAGAAAAATGTGTGACCAAATTGGTCATAAGGTTTTGAAGTTAAAAAGGGTTGCAATTGGCAAACTCCAGCTTGGAAAACTAAAAGAAGGGGAATTTGTTTTCTTAGATAGAGAAACAGCAAACAAGGTGTTTGAAAAATGA